In a single window of the Motilibacter peucedani genome:
- a CDS encoding EAL domain-containing protein → MLGTIVATAVALLVAFRVDRPHPDGPLATVLFTFAVLGSLVSGGLLWWRAAVVDSGRLGWLAAVYLADGLLLAVRTFSSTGGSERFPIPTGGQALSSVLTAYALAGGTLLAGRSAPFRALPRALAVAGVVGLGALLLASRNGLVTAYSASGHMDALLRLLWVAGTVLMVVAVWRFWTVVGSQVAVDWTLRWPLVSLVVALVSVVTRAVSLRLYDAAWWTAAAMQATTGVVLLVGLVIGSTRLLHQLEGFTEGLAVGLENEVRRAGSGDAVLLQDVDELADQPAGERPLRRSDDAVADLLSGRELEVVLQAVVDLRTGGVTGVEALSRISGPASSPAQFFADAAAAGVSREAELLAVRRALDLLPELPGTAWLALNVSPATAASPELAAVLRGHDRRRIVLELTEHAEVAEYDALVDALTRLRDAGVRVAVDDAGAGFSSFRHVVRLRPHIVKLDMSLIAGIDTDPVRRALVASLIGFVSTIGSTVIAEGIETRAELEVLTALGVRLGQGYLLGRPRPAPEALVVTLPDTDAARRLVRRP, encoded by the coding sequence GTGCTCGGCACGATCGTGGCGACGGCGGTGGCCCTGCTCGTCGCGTTCCGCGTCGACCGGCCGCACCCCGACGGCCCGCTCGCGACGGTGCTGTTCACCTTCGCGGTGCTGGGCTCGCTGGTCTCGGGTGGCCTGCTGTGGTGGCGGGCCGCGGTCGTCGACAGCGGCCGGCTGGGCTGGCTGGCCGCCGTCTACCTCGCTGACGGGCTGCTCCTGGCGGTCCGCACCTTCTCCTCGACCGGCGGCAGCGAACGCTTCCCGATCCCGACGGGCGGCCAGGCGCTGAGCAGCGTGCTCACCGCGTACGCGCTGGCCGGCGGCACGCTGCTGGCAGGCCGCTCGGCACCCTTCCGGGCGCTCCCGCGCGCGCTCGCCGTCGCCGGCGTGGTCGGCCTGGGCGCGCTGCTGCTCGCCAGCCGCAACGGGCTGGTGACGGCGTACTCCGCGAGCGGGCACATGGACGCTCTGCTGCGGCTGCTGTGGGTCGCCGGGACGGTGCTCATGGTCGTGGCCGTGTGGCGCTTCTGGACGGTGGTCGGCAGCCAGGTGGCGGTCGACTGGACGCTGCGCTGGCCGCTGGTCAGCCTGGTGGTGGCGCTGGTCTCGGTCGTCACGCGCGCAGTCTCCCTGCGCCTCTACGACGCAGCGTGGTGGACCGCGGCCGCGATGCAGGCCACCACCGGCGTGGTCCTGCTCGTCGGCCTGGTCATCGGGTCGACGCGCCTGCTGCACCAGCTCGAAGGCTTCACCGAGGGGCTCGCCGTGGGCCTGGAGAACGAGGTCCGGCGGGCAGGGTCGGGCGACGCGGTGCTGCTCCAGGACGTCGACGAGCTCGCCGACCAGCCCGCCGGTGAGCGGCCCCTGCGCCGGTCCGACGATGCGGTCGCCGACCTGCTTTCCGGTCGCGAGCTCGAGGTCGTGCTCCAGGCGGTCGTCGACCTGCGCACGGGCGGGGTCACCGGCGTCGAGGCCCTCTCGCGCATCAGCGGGCCCGCGAGCTCACCGGCGCAGTTCTTCGCCGACGCCGCAGCCGCCGGGGTCAGCCGCGAGGCGGAGCTCCTGGCGGTGCGCCGCGCGCTCGACCTGCTGCCCGAGCTGCCGGGCACCGCGTGGCTGGCGCTCAACGTCTCGCCCGCCACGGCGGCGAGCCCCGAGCTGGCCGCGGTGCTGCGCGGCCACGACCGGCGCCGCATCGTCCTCGAGCTGACCGAGCACGCCGAGGTGGCCGAGTACGACGCGCTCGTCGACGCGCTCACCCGGCTGCGCGACGCCGGTGTGCGCGTCGCCGTCGACGACGCGGGCGCGGGGTTCTCGAGCTTCCGCCACGTCGTCCGGCTGCGCCCCCACATCGTCAAGCTGGACATGAGCCTGATCGCCGGCATCGACACCGACCCGGTGCGCCGGGCGCTGGTCGCCTCGCTGATCGGCTTCGTCAGCACCATCGGCTCGACCGTCATCGCCGAGGGCATCGAGACCCGCGCCGAGCTCGAGGTGCTCACGGCGCTGGGTGTGCGCCTCGGCCAGGGCTACCTGCTCGGGCGCCCCCGCCCGGCGCCCGAGGCGCTCGTCGTGACCCTGCCCGACACCGACGCGGCCCGACGGCTGGTCCGCCGGCCCTGA
- a CDS encoding replication-associated recombination protein A: MDLFSSAGEDVARANAPLAVRMRPRSLDEVVGQQALVGPGTPLRRLAEGGQAPSSLILWGPPGTGKTTLATLVAQAGGRHFVELSAVMAGVKEVRAVVEDARRRLGSSGQETVLFVDEVHRFSRTQQDALLPSVENRWVVLVAATTENPYFSVVSPLLSRSLLLTLQPLGEDDVRTLVRRAVDDERGLGGSVSLDEEAEEHLLRIAGGDARRALTALEAAAASVTDGARRAGGRPVIDVATLSRAVDKAAVRYDKAGDQHYDVTSAFIKSMRGSDVDAALHYLARMIEAGEDPRFIARRIVVHASEDVGMADPTVMLTAAAAADAVQLLGMPEARIPLAQAVIAIATAPKSNAVVVAVDAALADVRKGLAGPVPPHLRDAHYAGASRLEHGSGYRYAHDFPHGVVEQQYPPDPLVGRDYYRPGTTGAERALGERLDRLRRVVRGLPPAVPSEPAASAGDEG, encoded by the coding sequence ATGGACCTCTTCAGCAGCGCCGGCGAGGACGTCGCGCGCGCCAACGCCCCGCTGGCGGTGCGCATGCGGCCGCGCTCGCTCGACGAGGTCGTCGGCCAGCAGGCGCTGGTGGGGCCGGGCACGCCGCTGCGGCGGCTGGCCGAGGGCGGTCAGGCGCCGTCGAGCCTGATCCTGTGGGGGCCGCCCGGCACCGGCAAGACCACCCTGGCCACGCTCGTCGCCCAGGCCGGCGGGCGCCACTTCGTGGAGCTCTCCGCGGTCATGGCGGGGGTCAAGGAGGTGCGGGCCGTCGTCGAGGACGCGCGCCGGCGTCTCGGCTCGAGCGGCCAGGAGACCGTGCTGTTCGTCGACGAGGTGCACCGCTTCTCGCGCACCCAGCAGGACGCGCTGCTGCCGAGCGTCGAGAACCGCTGGGTCGTGCTCGTGGCCGCGACGACCGAGAACCCCTACTTCAGCGTGGTGAGCCCGTTGCTCTCGCGCAGCCTCCTGCTGACGCTGCAGCCTCTGGGCGAGGACGACGTGCGCACGCTGGTGCGCCGCGCGGTCGACGACGAGCGCGGGCTCGGCGGCTCGGTGTCGCTCGACGAGGAGGCCGAGGAGCACCTGCTGCGGATCGCCGGCGGCGACGCCCGGCGCGCGCTGACCGCCCTGGAGGCGGCGGCCGCCTCGGTCACCGACGGCGCGCGGCGGGCCGGCGGCCGGCCCGTCATCGACGTCGCGACGCTGAGCCGCGCGGTCGACAAGGCGGCCGTGCGCTACGACAAGGCGGGCGACCAGCACTACGACGTCACCAGCGCGTTCATCAAGTCGATGCGCGGCTCCGACGTCGACGCCGCCCTGCACTACCTCGCCCGGATGATCGAGGCGGGGGAGGACCCCCGCTTCATCGCCCGGCGCATCGTCGTGCACGCCAGCGAGGACGTCGGCATGGCCGACCCCACCGTCATGCTCACCGCCGCCGCGGCGGCCGACGCGGTGCAGCTGCTCGGCATGCCCGAGGCGCGCATCCCGCTCGCCCAGGCGGTGATCGCGATCGCGACGGCCCCGAAGTCCAACGCCGTCGTGGTGGCCGTCGACGCCGCGCTGGCCGACGTGCGCAAGGGCCTCGCCGGCCCGGTGCCGCCGCACCTGCGCGACGCGCACTACGCGGGTGCCTCCCGGCTCGAGCACGGGTCGGGCTACCGCTACGCCCACGACTTCCCGCACGGCGTCGTCGAGCAGCAGTACCCCCCGGACCCGCTCGTGGGCCGCGACTACTACCGGCCCGGCACCACCGGCGCGGAGCGGGCGCTCGGGGAGCGGCTCGACCGGCTGCGCCGCGTCGTGCGCGGGCTGCCGCCGGCCGTCCCCAGCGAGCCCGCAGCGAGCGCCGGCGACGAGGGCTGA